From Streptomyces sp. NBC_01460, a single genomic window includes:
- a CDS encoding pentapeptide repeat-containing protein produces the protein MSDELGTGRTGPERKREPWRTRHPRGARTAAVAGAAAFLVLLVWAPWWIEGHRLRDDNGELVSSAGIIVTGFRTMLVAIAAGGFTAAGLYYTREKHRLERENFQHAQDQFTENQKQFEITMKMSADREAEQARLTREGQVTGRYVEAIKLLSSQDDTQRLGAIYSLERIMRDSEDDHDTVITVLAAFIRQHAGLGLDVPRPDEPVQAAVTVLGRRPIRNEATRIDLRRTDLTGLDFERANFRRARLGGTDLRGANLHRADFTGVWAPQADFRQSYAGSTRFDGSNLRDAHFSMEQIPAGIPEFKCVIADRKAGTDGAG, from the coding sequence ATGAGCGACGAGCTGGGGACGGGCCGGACCGGGCCCGAGCGAAAACGCGAACCGTGGCGCACACGTCACCCGCGAGGAGCCCGGACCGCTGCCGTGGCCGGCGCGGCGGCCTTCCTGGTGCTGCTGGTATGGGCACCCTGGTGGATCGAGGGCCACCGCCTCCGCGATGACAACGGCGAGCTCGTCTCGTCGGCCGGGATCATCGTCACCGGATTCCGCACCATGCTCGTCGCCATCGCAGCCGGCGGCTTTACCGCAGCGGGCCTCTACTACACCCGCGAGAAGCACCGCCTGGAACGCGAGAATTTCCAGCATGCTCAAGATCAGTTCACCGAGAACCAGAAGCAGTTCGAGATCACCATGAAGATGTCGGCCGATCGAGAAGCAGAACAGGCGCGGCTCACCCGAGAAGGACAGGTCACCGGCCGCTATGTCGAAGCGATCAAGCTGCTCAGTTCCCAGGACGACACGCAACGACTGGGAGCGATATACAGCCTGGAGCGCATCATGCGCGACAGCGAGGACGACCACGACACGGTGATAACCGTCCTGGCCGCGTTCATTCGCCAGCACGCCGGACTCGGCCTTGACGTTCCTCGGCCTGACGAACCCGTGCAAGCCGCCGTCACCGTGCTCGGACGCCGCCCCATCCGCAACGAAGCGACACGAATCGATCTGCGGCGTACAGACCTGACCGGACTCGACTTCGAGCGGGCAAACTTCCGCCGGGCCCGCCTCGGCGGCACTGACCTCCGTGGCGCCAATCTCCACCGTGCCGATTTCACTGGCGTCTGGGCCCCTCAAGCAGACTTCCGGCAAAGCTACGCCGGATCAACCAGGTTCGACGGCTCCAACCTGCGTGACGCGCACTTTTCGATGGAGCAGATACCCGCAGGCATTCCGGAATTCAAGTGTGTGATTGCTGACCGGAAAGCCGGTACCGACGGGGCAGGGTAG
- a CDS encoding DUF3105 domain-containing protein: MSFDRRTRIEQMRSADRARDRRNRVVAISLSAVVVAGLLGFGSYMLLEKSEAKDRTEEGQAQDSKQTEQEKKKLAGEPIAGEKTWDAAKLTRDHVTTEVTYPMKPPVGGNHNPAWLNCDGVVYEKAVPDVNAVHALEHGAVWVTHSGKASGEDVGKLASRVRSTPYSLMSPYEGQSGAIMLSAWGKQVTVESADDPRVARFFAKYVQGAQTPEPGAPCTGGVDG, from the coding sequence ATGAGCTTCGACCGCAGGACCCGCATAGAGCAGATGCGCAGCGCCGACCGTGCGCGCGACCGTCGCAACCGGGTCGTCGCCATAAGCCTGAGTGCCGTCGTGGTCGCCGGCCTGCTGGGATTCGGCTCCTACATGCTCCTGGAGAAGTCGGAGGCGAAGGACAGGACCGAGGAGGGTCAGGCCCAGGACTCCAAGCAGACCGAGCAGGAGAAGAAGAAGCTCGCCGGCGAGCCGATCGCGGGCGAGAAGACGTGGGACGCGGCGAAGCTGACCCGCGACCACGTCACCACCGAGGTGACGTACCCGATGAAGCCGCCGGTCGGCGGGAACCACAATCCGGCCTGGCTGAACTGCGACGGCGTCGTATACGAAAAGGCCGTCCCGGACGTCAACGCGGTGCACGCCCTGGAGCACGGTGCGGTCTGGGTGACGCACAGCGGGAAGGCATCCGGGGAGGACGTCGGCAAGCTGGCGTCCCGCGTCAGGAGCACCCCCTACTCCCTGATGTCCCCGTACGAGGGGCAGTCCGGGGCGATCATGCTCAGCGCCTGGGGCAAGCAGGTCACGGTGGAGAGCGCGGACGACCCGAGGGTGGCCCGGTTCTTCGCGAAGTACGTCCAGGGCGCGCAGACGCCCGAGCCGGGCGCGCCCTGCACCGGCGGGGTCGACGGGTGA
- the glnA gene encoding type I glutamate--ammonia ligase has product MDKQQEFVLRTLEERDIRFVRLWFTDVLGYLKSVAVAPAELEQAFDEGIGFDGSAIEGFARVYESDMIAKPDPGTFQILPWRAEAPGTARMFCDILMPDGSPSFADPRFVLKRILAKTSDLGFTFYTHPEIEFFLLKNKPVDGSRPTPADSSGYFDHTPQNVGMDFRRQAITMLESMGISVEFSHHEGAPGQQEIDLRYADALSTADNIMTFRLVMKQVALEQGVQATFMPKPFSEYPGSGMHTHLSLFEGDRNAFYESGAEYQLSKVGRSFIAGLLKHAAEISAVTNQWVNSYKRIWGGSSRSAGAGGEAPSYICWGHNNRSALIRVPMYKPGKTGSARVEVRSIDSGANPYLTYAVLLAAGLKGIEEGYELPAGADDDVWALSDSERRAMGIEPLPQNLGEAIALMEKSELVAETLGEHVFDFFLRNKKQEWEEYRSEVTAFELKNLLPVL; this is encoded by the coding sequence ATGGACAAGCAGCAGGAATTCGTCCTCAGGACGCTTGAGGAGCGCGACATCCGCTTCGTACGGCTGTGGTTCACCGATGTTCTCGGTTACCTCAAGTCCGTCGCCGTGGCCCCGGCCGAGCTGGAGCAGGCCTTCGACGAGGGCATCGGCTTCGACGGTTCGGCGATCGAGGGCTTCGCCCGTGTATACGAATCGGACATGATCGCCAAGCCGGACCCCGGCACGTTCCAGATCCTTCCGTGGCGCGCGGAGGCCCCGGGGACGGCGCGGATGTTCTGCGACATCCTGATGCCCGACGGCTCGCCCTCCTTCGCGGACCCCCGCTTCGTGCTCAAGCGCATCCTCGCGAAGACCTCCGACCTCGGCTTCACCTTCTACACCCACCCGGAGATCGAGTTCTTCCTGCTGAAGAACAAGCCGGTCGACGGCAGCCGCCCCACCCCGGCCGACAGCTCCGGCTACTTCGACCACACCCCGCAGAACGTCGGCATGGACTTCCGCCGCCAGGCGATCACCATGCTCGAATCGATGGGCATCTCGGTCGAGTTCAGCCACCACGAGGGTGCCCCCGGGCAGCAGGAGATCGACCTCCGTTACGCGGACGCGCTCTCCACCGCCGACAACATCATGACCTTCCGCCTGGTCATGAAGCAGGTCGCGCTGGAGCAGGGCGTGCAGGCCACCTTCATGCCGAAGCCGTTCTCGGAGTACCCGGGCTCGGGCATGCACACCCACCTCTCCCTCTTCGAGGGCGACCGCAACGCGTTCTACGAGTCGGGCGCCGAGTACCAGCTGTCGAAGGTCGGCCGCTCCTTCATCGCGGGCCTGCTCAAGCACGCCGCGGAGATCTCCGCCGTGACCAACCAGTGGGTCAACTCCTACAAGCGCATCTGGGGCGGCTCCAGCCGCTCCGCCGGCGCCGGCGGCGAGGCCCCCTCGTACATCTGCTGGGGCCACAACAACCGCTCCGCGCTGATCCGTGTCCCGATGTACAAGCCCGGCAAGACCGGCTCGGCCCGCGTCGAGGTCCGCTCGATCGACTCCGGCGCCAACCCCTACCTGACGTACGCGGTGCTGCTCGCCGCGGGCCTCAAGGGCATCGAGGAGGGCTACGAGCTCCCGGCCGGCGCCGACGACGACGTCTGGGCCCTCTCCGACTCGGAGCGCCGCGCGATGGGCATCGAGCCGCTCCCGCAGAACCTGGGCGAGGCGATCGCGCTGATGGAGAAGAGCGAACTGGTCGCCGAGACGCTGGGCGAGCACGTCTTCGACTTCTTCCTGCGCAACAAGAAGCAGGAGTGGGAGGAGTACCGCAGCGAGGTCACGGCCTTCGAGCTGAAGAACCTGCTGCCGGTGCTGTAA
- a CDS encoding CBS domain-containing protein, which produces MTTAKDIMHTGAQWIPAHETLDRAAQMMRDHKVGALPVSANGEQDRMVGIITDRDIVIKCVASGHDPSKVTAGELCDGTPRWIESTADVGAVLGEMQSHRIRRLPVIENKKLIGMISEADLARHLSDEQVADWAEMVYAGT; this is translated from the coding sequence ATGACGACGGCCAAGGACATCATGCACACCGGGGCCCAGTGGATCCCCGCCCACGAGACGCTCGACCGCGCCGCCCAGATGATGCGGGACCACAAGGTGGGGGCGCTCCCCGTCTCCGCCAACGGCGAGCAGGACCGGATGGTCGGGATCATCACCGACCGCGACATCGTGATCAAGTGCGTGGCGTCGGGGCACGATCCGTCGAAGGTGACGGCGGGCGAGCTCTGCGACGGCACCCCCCGCTGGATCGAGTCGACGGCCGACGTCGGCGCGGTGCTCGGGGAGATGCAGAGCCACCGGATCCGCCGGCTCCCGGTGATCGAGAACAAGAAGCTGATCGGCATGATCAGCGAGGCCGACCTGGCCCGCCACCTCTCCGACGAACAGGTCGCCGACTGGGCCGAGATGGTCTACGCCGGCACCTGA
- a CDS encoding CGNR zinc finger domain-containing protein, with translation MERWAALELASTIRHDGEGGVIDELATVQGLNIWIRQRHALLDGHAPEDEATVDEDLRLRVVEVRRAVRALFARAVSPTRPSPPDAHRLMPADQAVAHLNTAAALVPVVPRLDWPLDGPPVSSLTATREDPGALLLAALARAAVAFLSGPERERLRACTAPRCVRYFVKSHGRQEWCKPSCGNRARAARHYDRHHRAADASP, from the coding sequence ATGGAGCGCTGGGCGGCACTGGAGCTGGCGAGCACGATCCGCCACGACGGCGAGGGCGGCGTCATCGACGAACTGGCCACGGTCCAGGGCCTGAACATCTGGATCCGGCAGCGGCACGCACTGCTGGACGGCCATGCCCCCGAGGACGAGGCCACGGTGGACGAGGACCTCAGGCTCCGTGTCGTCGAGGTGCGGCGTGCGGTCCGCGCGCTGTTCGCCCGCGCGGTCAGCCCCACGCGTCCCAGCCCGCCGGACGCCCACCGGCTGATGCCGGCGGACCAGGCCGTGGCACACCTGAACACGGCCGCCGCGCTGGTGCCCGTCGTCCCCCGGCTGGACTGGCCGCTCGACGGACCTCCCGTGTCGAGCCTGACGGCGACACGGGAGGATCCCGGAGCCCTGCTCCTCGCGGCCCTCGCGCGGGCGGCCGTCGCGTTCCTCAGCGGCCCGGAGCGCGAACGGCTGCGGGCCTGCACCGCACCGCGCTGCGTCCGCTACTTCGTGAAGAGCCACGGCCGCCAGGAGTGGTGCAAGCCGTCCTGCGGCAACCGCGCCCGCGCGGCCCGCCACTACGACCGCCACCACCGGGCGGCTGACGCCTCACCCTGA
- a CDS encoding metallophosphoesterase — protein MLLAQISDLHLDGSERATRRAVRVMDYVRALPRPVDALLVTGDIADHGAEAEYEEAARILAAPFPVLACPGNHDVRPAYRKVLLGEEADAGPVNRVHHVGGVAILMCDATIPGRDEGRLDEETLAWMDATLTELPAKTRALIAFHQPPVVLHHPLPDSGMLERPGDLAALIDAHPQVAAVLTGHAHTAAASTFAGRPLVVGPAITWTLRLPWEGDRPADRDQPPGLAFHVLDDDGRLTTHYRVVI, from the coding sequence GTGCTGCTCGCTCAGATCAGTGACCTGCACCTGGACGGCAGTGAGAGGGCGACCCGTCGCGCCGTGCGGGTCATGGACTACGTACGGGCGCTGCCCCGGCCCGTCGACGCCCTGCTCGTCACGGGGGACATCGCGGATCACGGGGCGGAGGCCGAGTACGAGGAGGCCGCGCGGATCCTGGCCGCGCCCTTCCCGGTCCTCGCGTGCCCCGGGAACCACGACGTCCGCCCCGCGTACCGCAAGGTCCTGCTGGGGGAGGAGGCCGACGCCGGGCCCGTCAACCGGGTGCACCACGTCGGCGGTGTGGCGATCCTGATGTGCGATGCCACGATCCCGGGACGCGACGAAGGGCGACTCGACGAGGAGACGCTCGCCTGGATGGACGCCACTCTCACCGAACTGCCGGCGAAGACCCGGGCGCTGATCGCCTTTCACCAGCCGCCCGTCGTGCTCCACCACCCGCTGCCCGACTCCGGCATGCTCGAACGACCCGGTGATTTGGCGGCCTTGATCGACGCCCACCCGCAGGTCGCCGCCGTCCTCACGGGGCACGCCCACACCGCGGCGGCGTCCACCTTCGCCGGGCGTCCACTCGTCGTGGGGCCGGCGATCACCTGGACCCTGCGCCTGCCCTGGGAGGGCGACCGTCCCGCCGACCGCGACCAGCCGCCCGGCCTCGCCTTCCACGTCCTGGACGACGACGGCAGGCTCACCACCCACTACCGGGTCGTGATCTGA
- a CDS encoding MDR family MFS transporter, which translates to MDHRHVLRALSGLLIVLFVAMISSTVVSVALPQIIGSLDGTQSQYTWVVTATLLASTASTPIWGKLADLFSKKLLLQIAIGLFIISSVACGFARSTEQLIAFRVIQGLGMGALQVLVQVIIAAMISPKERGRYNGYLGGVMAVATVGGPLLGGFITDTSWLGWRWCFFIAIPFTLVAFVLLTRTLHLAEVRREGVKVDYLGAALIAVGVSLLLLWVTFVDNDFAWVSWQTFAMVGGSVLILAAAVLVEARVKEPVVPLHVVRRRDPALAIVASLAVGMAMFGGAVFLGQYFQIGRGNSPTEAGLLTIPLMLGVLVSSTVAGRLVSRTGKVKPYIITGVVVLTLGFLGLSTIDHETSLVIVSAGMLAVGIGVGMSMQNLVLVLQNTVPLSELGAASGAITFFRSLGGTIGVSVLGAVLANQVSVKIAEGLAELGVDPAASASGGSTLNVAAMPPQIQEVVRAAYGDATGHIFLISAGIAVVGVVASLFLTPTKLRDSVDL; encoded by the coding sequence ATGGACCACCGCCATGTGCTGCGGGCGCTGAGCGGTCTGCTCATCGTGCTGTTCGTGGCGATGATCAGCAGCACGGTCGTCTCGGTGGCCCTCCCGCAGATCATCGGCTCCCTCGACGGGACCCAGTCGCAGTACACCTGGGTCGTCACCGCGACTCTGCTGGCCTCCACGGCCTCCACGCCGATCTGGGGCAAGCTCGCGGACCTGTTCAGCAAGAAGCTGCTCCTGCAGATAGCCATCGGGCTGTTCATCATCTCGTCGGTGGCCTGCGGATTCGCCCGGTCCACCGAGCAGTTGATCGCCTTCCGCGTCATCCAGGGTCTCGGTATGGGCGCGCTCCAAGTGCTCGTCCAGGTGATCATCGCCGCGATGATCAGCCCGAAGGAGCGGGGCCGCTACAACGGGTACCTCGGCGGAGTCATGGCCGTCGCCACCGTCGGCGGACCGCTGCTCGGCGGGTTCATCACCGACACCTCGTGGCTCGGCTGGCGCTGGTGCTTCTTCATCGCCATCCCGTTCACCCTCGTCGCCTTCGTGCTCCTGACCCGCACCCTGCACCTCGCCGAGGTGCGCCGCGAGGGCGTGAAGGTGGACTACCTGGGCGCCGCCCTCATCGCCGTCGGCGTCAGCCTGCTGCTCCTCTGGGTCACCTTCGTCGACAACGACTTCGCGTGGGTGTCCTGGCAGACCTTCGCCATGGTCGGCGGCAGCGTCCTGATCCTCGCCGCGGCCGTCCTGGTCGAGGCCCGCGTCAAGGAGCCGGTCGTCCCGCTCCACGTCGTACGCCGCCGGGACCCCGCTCTCGCCATCGTCGCGAGCCTCGCCGTGGGCATGGCGATGTTCGGCGGGGCCGTCTTCCTGGGCCAGTACTTCCAGATCGGCCGGGGCAACTCGCCCACCGAGGCCGGACTGCTCACCATCCCGCTGATGCTGGGCGTGCTCGTCTCGTCCACCGTCGCCGGGCGGCTCGTCTCCAGGACCGGCAAGGTCAAGCCCTACATCATCACCGGCGTCGTCGTGCTCACCCTCGGCTTCCTGGGGCTGTCCACGATCGACCACGAGACCTCCCTGGTCATCGTGTCGGCCGGGATGCTCGCGGTCGGCATCGGTGTCGGCATGTCGATGCAGAACCTCGTGCTCGTCCTCCAGAACACCGTGCCGCTCAGTGAACTCGGCGCTGCCAGCGGGGCGATCACCTTCTTCCGGTCGCTCGGCGGCACGATCGGCGTCTCCGTCCTGGGTGCCGTGCTCGCCAACCAGGTCTCCGTGAAGATCGCCGAGGGGCTGGCGGAGCTGGGCGTCGATCCGGCCGCGTCCGCCTCGGGCGGCTCGACGCTGAACGTGGCGGCCATGCCGCCGCAGATCCAGGAGGTCGTACGGGCCGCGTACGGCGACGCGACCGGGCACATCTTCCTCATCTCGGCGGGGATCGCCGTGGTCGGTGTCGTCGCGTCGCTCTTCCTGACGCCGACGAAGCTGCGCGACAGCGTGGACCTCTGA
- a CDS encoding multicopper oxidase family protein translates to MSEMPNRRTVLSSGLALAGSAALASRADAAPPRSAPSSRAASPARAADTYVAPDGPEVLEAEARRGAGPLRKVSLTAAASSRELGDGLTVPTWTYGDHLPGQAVRVTAGDTLELALTNSLAQSTSLHWHGLSLRNDMDGVPGLTQQAIAPGAVSTYRFAVSHPGTYWIHPHSGVQLDRGLYAPLIVDDPREPLSYDKEWVVVLDDWLDGVEGSTPDAVLDELTKGRGSSHDAAGHTTARRRAAAADGDAPSRLLVGASSDLLGGHAGDVAYPHYLVNGRRATDPSVFEASPGDRIRLRVINAGGDTAFRLALGGHRMTVTHTDGFPVRHTETDTLLLAMGERYDVLVTAGDGVFPLTALAEGKEAQAMAVLRTAPGALPPASARPGELDGELVTADRLAPDESVALADREPDRTVRMTLTGSMDAYDWAFDGKRYDPAVRQPVRAGERVRLAFTNRTSMWHPVHLHGHTFALAGTALGARKDTAAVLPGRSLTVDLDADNPGLWMLHCHNVYHAEAGMMTVLGYLR, encoded by the coding sequence ATGTCTGAAATGCCCAATCGTCGCACTGTGCTCTCCTCCGGCCTCGCCCTGGCGGGATCGGCGGCCCTGGCCTCCCGGGCCGACGCCGCCCCTCCCCGCTCGGCCCCCTCCTCGCGCGCCGCCTCCCCCGCGCGGGCCGCCGACACCTACGTCGCCCCCGACGGCCCGGAGGTCCTGGAGGCCGAGGCCCGGCGGGGCGCCGGGCCCCTGCGGAAGGTCTCGCTCACCGCCGCCGCCTCCAGCCGGGAGCTGGGCGACGGACTCACCGTCCCCACCTGGACGTACGGCGACCACCTTCCCGGCCAGGCCGTGCGGGTCACGGCGGGCGACACCCTGGAGCTCGCCCTCACCAACAGCCTCGCGCAGTCGACCTCCCTGCACTGGCACGGCCTCTCGCTGCGCAACGACATGGACGGCGTACCGGGACTGACGCAGCAGGCGATCGCGCCCGGCGCCGTGTCCACCTACCGCTTCGCGGTCTCGCACCCGGGGACGTACTGGATCCACCCGCACTCGGGCGTCCAGCTGGACCGCGGGCTGTACGCGCCACTGATCGTCGACGACCCGAGGGAGCCTCTCTCCTACGACAAGGAGTGGGTGGTCGTCCTCGACGACTGGCTCGACGGGGTTGAGGGCTCCACCCCCGACGCGGTCCTCGACGAGCTCACCAAGGGCCGGGGCAGCAGCCACGACGCGGCCGGCCACACGACGGCCCGCCGCCGCGCGGCCGCGGCGGACGGCGACGCGCCCTCGCGCCTCCTGGTGGGCGCGAGCAGCGACCTGCTCGGCGGCCACGCCGGTGACGTGGCCTACCCGCACTACCTGGTCAACGGCCGCAGGGCGACGGACCCTTCGGTCTTCGAGGCGAGCCCGGGCGACCGCATCCGGCTGCGCGTCATCAACGCCGGCGGGGACACCGCCTTCCGGCTGGCGCTCGGCGGCCACCGCATGACCGTGACGCACACGGACGGCTTCCCCGTGCGGCACACCGAGACCGACACGCTGCTGCTGGCCATGGGCGAGCGGTACGACGTGCTGGTGACGGCCGGGGACGGGGTGTTCCCCCTGACCGCGCTCGCCGAGGGCAAGGAGGCGCAGGCGATGGCCGTCCTGCGGACGGCGCCGGGAGCGCTGCCGCCCGCCTCGGCGCGCCCGGGGGAGCTGGACGGCGAGCTGGTCACGGCGGACCGGCTGGCCCCGGACGAGTCGGTGGCCCTGGCGGACCGCGAGCCCGACCGGACCGTACGGATGACCCTCACGGGCTCCATGGACGCCTACGACTGGGCCTTCGACGGCAAGCGCTACGACCCGGCCGTGCGGCAGCCGGTCAGGGCCGGGGAGCGGGTGCGCCTGGCGTTCACGAACCGCACCTCGATGTGGCATCCGGTCCATCTGCACGGCCACACGTTCGCCCTGGCCGGCACGGCACTCGGCGCCCGCAAGGACACGGCGGCGGTGCTGCCGGGGCGCTCCCTGACGGTCGATCTGGACGCGGACAACCCGGGCCTGTGGATGCTGCACTGCCACAACGTCTACCACGCGGAGGCGGGCATGATGACGGTGCTCGGCTACCTCCGCTGA
- a CDS encoding acyl-CoA-like ligand-binding transcription factor, with translation MESPVGLRERKKAATRQAVHEATMRLTVELGFDHVTVEAVADAAGISRRTFSNYFTNKEDAVLYGEEQLIGSLVRTVWDRPAEEPAWPALRAAVADFSARMVTPEREWAVRTRLAMRHPSLLARQLANHAALERDLADAIAARRGPEGHPVRPPVLAAAFLSSLRIAMRMWIEEDLARSPAEVIDEVLDEMGRSFD, from the coding sequence ATGGAGAGCCCAGTGGGACTGCGGGAGCGCAAGAAGGCGGCCACCCGGCAGGCGGTGCACGAAGCGACGATGCGGCTGACCGTCGAGCTCGGCTTCGACCACGTGACGGTGGAGGCGGTGGCCGACGCGGCCGGCATCTCCCGCAGAACGTTCTCCAACTACTTCACCAACAAGGAGGACGCCGTCCTCTACGGCGAGGAGCAGCTGATCGGCTCACTGGTCCGCACCGTGTGGGACCGCCCCGCCGAGGAGCCCGCCTGGCCGGCGCTGCGGGCCGCGGTGGCGGACTTCTCCGCACGCATGGTGACCCCGGAACGCGAATGGGCCGTCCGCACGAGGCTGGCCATGCGCCACCCCTCCCTCCTGGCCCGCCAGCTCGCCAACCACGCCGCGCTGGAGCGTGACCTGGCGGACGCGATAGCCGCACGCCGGGGCCCCGAGGGGCACCCGGTGCGCCCGCCGGTGCTGGCGGCGGCCTTCCTCTCCTCACTGCGGATCGCGATGCGCATGTGGATCGAGGAGGACCTGGCCCGGTCCCCCGCCGAGGTGATCGACGAGGTCCTCGACGAGATGGGGCGGAGCTTCGACTGA
- a CDS encoding putative protein N(5)-glutamine methyltransferase, translated as MQEFAPPLTFASLVTLLRTAGCVFAEDEAELLLSAADGPDELASMAERRAAGLPLEHVLGWAEFCGLRIAVDPGVFVPRRRTEFLVRQAAALAPRPAVVVDLCCGSGALGTALASSLRDAELHAADVEPAAVRCARRNVGALGAVYEGDLFAPLPASLRGRVDVLLANVPYVPTEDVGLLPAEARIHEPLVALDGGGDGLDVMRRVVAEATDWLAPGGSLLVETSERQAARALETVGSRGLTARVVVSEELYATVVIGTRPPL; from the coding sequence ATGCAGGAATTCGCCCCACCGCTCACCTTCGCCTCCCTCGTCACCCTGCTCCGTACGGCGGGCTGCGTCTTCGCCGAGGACGAGGCCGAGCTCCTCCTCTCCGCGGCGGACGGCCCCGACGAACTCGCCTCCATGGCCGAGCGCCGGGCCGCCGGGCTGCCGCTTGAACACGTGCTCGGCTGGGCCGAGTTCTGCGGGCTGAGGATCGCCGTGGACCCAGGGGTCTTCGTGCCCCGGCGGCGTACCGAGTTCCTCGTCCGCCAGGCCGCGGCACTGGCCCCCCGCCCGGCGGTCGTGGTCGACCTCTGCTGCGGTTCCGGGGCGCTGGGCACGGCGCTCGCCTCGTCGCTGCGGGACGCCGAACTGCACGCCGCCGACGTCGAACCCGCCGCCGTGCGCTGCGCCCGGCGCAATGTGGGCGCGCTCGGGGCCGTCTACGAGGGCGACCTCTTCGCACCGCTGCCCGCCTCCCTGCGCGGCCGGGTGGACGTCCTGCTGGCCAACGTGCCGTACGTGCCGACCGAGGATGTCGGGCTGCTCCCCGCGGAGGCGCGCATCCACGAGCCGCTGGTGGCGCTGGACGGCGGTGGCGACGGGCTCGACGTGATGCGCCGCGTCGTCGCGGAGGCGACCGACTGGCTGGCCCCGGGCGGCAGCCTGCTGGTCGAGACGAGCGAGCGGCAGGCGGCGCGCGCCCTGGAGACGGTGGGGAGCCGCGGACTGACCGCGCGCGTCGTCGTCTCCGAGGAGCTGTACGCCACCGTCGTCATCGGGACCAGGCCTCCCCTGTAG
- a CDS encoding DUF305 domain-containing protein has product MSPALDRRTRWVAGSAVALALLFAGAATVASARGDGAQPVPRTPSSASADAGFARDMAVHHQQAVEMSFIVRDGTRDEDVRRLAYDIANTQANQRGMLLGWLDLWELPKTAPDGQGPMSWTTGGHGGHDMRGMEDMAGMDHDGALMPGMATRTELGQLREARGKQAEILFLQLMTDHHKAGVDMARACARQCTVPAERRLAQGMVDAQRSELDLMADMLAARGAAPRP; this is encoded by the coding sequence GTGAGCCCGGCGCTCGACCGGCGTACGCGGTGGGTGGCGGGCTCCGCCGTGGCCCTCGCCCTGCTGTTCGCGGGGGCCGCGACGGTCGCCTCCGCCCGGGGCGACGGGGCTCAGCCGGTTCCCCGGACGCCGTCCTCGGCGTCCGCGGACGCGGGCTTCGCCCGGGACATGGCCGTCCACCACCAGCAGGCCGTGGAGATGTCCTTCATCGTGCGCGACGGGACGCGGGACGAGGACGTACGGCGTCTCGCGTACGACATCGCGAACACGCAGGCCAACCAGCGGGGCATGCTGCTCGGCTGGCTCGACCTGTGGGAGCTGCCGAAGACCGCCCCGGACGGGCAGGGCCCGATGTCCTGGACGACGGGCGGCCACGGCGGCCACGACATGCGGGGCATGGAGGACATGGCGGGGATGGATCACGACGGTGCCCTCATGCCCGGCATGGCGACCAGGACCGAGCTCGGACAGCTCCGCGAGGCCCGTGGCAAGCAGGCCGAGATCCTCTTCCTGCAGCTGATGACCGACCACCACAAGGCGGGCGTCGACATGGCCCGCGCCTGCGCCCGGCAGTGCACCGTGCCGGCGGAGAGGCGGCTGGCCCAGGGCATGGTCGACGCCCAGCGGTCCGAGCTGGACCTGATGGCGGACATGCTCGCGGCGCGCGGCGCCGCGCCCCGTCCCTGA
- a CDS encoding pyridoxamine 5'-phosphate oxidase family protein has translation MPAETDESRAPAPETALDPHYSSEGATARPWADAVALLEGAELYWLSTVRPDGRPHVTPLIGLWSDGALHFCTGPSERKARNLAANPEVVLTTGANTLNEGFDLVVEGRAARVTQEQRLTELAEAWEAKYGSDWHFGVTDGMFSNGAGGRAEVFAVAPRTAFGFAKGDPFGQTRWRFA, from the coding sequence ATGCCGGCCGAGACCGACGAGAGCAGAGCCCCCGCCCCCGAGACCGCCCTGGACCCGCACTACAGCAGCGAGGGCGCGACCGCGCGCCCCTGGGCGGACGCGGTCGCGCTGTTGGAGGGCGCGGAACTGTACTGGCTGTCGACGGTCCGCCCGGACGGCCGCCCACACGTCACCCCGCTGATCGGCCTCTGGTCGGACGGCGCCCTGCACTTCTGCACGGGCCCCTCGGAACGCAAGGCGCGCAACCTGGCCGCCAACCCGGAGGTCGTGCTGACCACCGGCGCCAACACCCTGAACGAGGGGTTCGACCTGGTGGTCGAGGGCCGGGCGGCCCGGGTGACCCAGGAGCAGCGGCTGACCGAGCTGGCCGAGGCGTGGGAGGCGAAGTACGGCAGTGACTGGCACTTCGGTGTCACGGACGGGATGTTCTCCAACGGCGCGGGCGGCCGCGCGGAGGTCTTCGCGGTGGCCCCCCGCACGGCCTTCGGCTTCGCCAAGGGCGACCCGTTCGGGCAGACGCGCTGGCGCTTCGCCTGA